One genomic region from Rothia dentocariosa ATCC 17931 encodes:
- the rpsA gene encoding 30S ribosomal protein S1, which produces MSTNIPQVAINDIGNEEEFLKAVDETIKYFNDGDLVSGQVVKVDHDEVLLDIGYKTEGVIPSRELSIKHDVDPGEVVAVGDEIEALVLTKEDKEGRLILSKKRAQYERAWGDIEKIKENDGVVTGTVIEVVKGGLILDIGLRGFLPASLVEMRRVRDLAPYIGQQLEAKIIELDKNRNNVVLSRRAWLEQTQSEVRSTFLNQLEKGQVREGVVSSIVNFGAFVDLGGVDGLVHVSELSWKHIDHPSEVVEVGQPVTVEVLEVDLDRERVSLSLKATQEDPWQAFARTHALGQIVPGKVTKLVPFGAFVRVEDGIEGLVHISELAVRHVDLAEQVVSVGEELFVKIIDIDMDRRRISLSLKQANEGVDPNATEFDPALYGMAAEYDEAGNYKYPEGFDPEANEWLEGFDAQREAWEAQYAEAQARFEAHKVQVAKALEADAEAAAAAPVAAAEPAPASSYSSDEKSSAGTLASDEALAELRKKLTGN; this is translated from the coding sequence ATGAGCACCAACATCCCTCAGGTCGCAATCAACGACATCGGCAACGAGGAAGAATTCCTCAAGGCAGTTGACGAGACCATCAAGTACTTCAACGATGGCGATCTCGTCTCCGGTCAGGTTGTTAAGGTTGATCACGACGAGGTTCTGCTCGACATCGGTTACAAGACCGAAGGCGTCATTCCCTCTCGCGAGCTTTCTATCAAGCACGATGTAGATCCCGGTGAAGTAGTCGCAGTTGGCGATGAAATCGAGGCTCTCGTCCTGACTAAGGAAGACAAGGAAGGTCGCCTGATCCTCTCCAAGAAGCGCGCACAATACGAGCGTGCATGGGGCGACATCGAAAAGATCAAGGAAAACGACGGCGTCGTCACCGGTACCGTTATTGAGGTTGTCAAGGGCGGTCTTATCCTTGACATTGGTCTGCGAGGCTTCCTGCCCGCATCCCTCGTTGAGATGCGTCGTGTTCGCGATCTTGCACCCTACATCGGTCAGCAGCTCGAAGCTAAGATCATCGAGCTTGACAAGAACCGCAACAATGTTGTTCTCTCTCGCCGTGCATGGCTTGAGCAGACTCAGTCCGAGGTTCGCTCCACTTTCCTCAACCAGCTCGAAAAGGGCCAGGTACGCGAAGGTGTTGTATCGTCTATCGTCAACTTCGGTGCCTTCGTCGATTTGGGTGGCGTGGACGGTCTGGTTCACGTTTCCGAACTCTCCTGGAAGCACATCGACCACCCCTCCGAGGTTGTCGAAGTTGGTCAGCCTGTAACCGTTGAAGTTCTTGAGGTTGATCTGGATCGTGAGCGTGTCTCACTGTCTTTGAAGGCCACCCAGGAAGATCCGTGGCAGGCATTTGCTCGCACCCACGCTCTGGGTCAGATCGTACCCGGTAAGGTTACTAAGCTCGTTCCCTTCGGTGCGTTTGTTCGTGTTGAAGACGGTATTGAGGGTCTGGTTCATATCTCTGAGCTTGCTGTGCGCCATGTTGATTTGGCAGAGCAGGTTGTTTCAGTGGGCGAAGAGCTCTTCGTCAAGATCATTGATATTGATATGGATCGTCGTCGTATCTCCCTGTCCCTCAAACAGGCTAACGAAGGCGTTGATCCCAACGCTACTGAGTTCGATCCCGCACTGTACGGTATGGCAGCTGAATACGATGAAGCTGGCAACTACAAGTACCCCGAAGGCTTCGATCCCGAAGCTAACGAATGGCTTGAAGGCTTTGACGCACAGCGCGAGGCTTGGGAAGCACAATATGCAGAAGCACAGGCTCGTTTCGAGGCACACAAGGTTCAGGTTGCTAAAGCACTTGAAGCTGACGCAGAGGCAGCCGCTGCTGCTCCCGTTGCCGCAGCTGAGCCAGCACCCGCATCATCTTACTCTTCCGATGAGAAGTCTTCCGCTGGTACTCTCGCATCTGACGAGGCTCTAGCAGAACTGCGTAAGAAGCTGACTGGTAACTAA
- the coaE gene encoding dephospho-CoA kinase — protein MGVTQYRRYALTGGIGSGKSTVARMFRDLGAVIIDADAISRELMEPGQEVLARTVNLFGESVLNADGTLNRARLAERIFAHDAERKKLNAIVHPKVRARASEIVDDAVNSPSFSGIIIDDIPLLVETQRAAEFDAVIAVQTDLPIRLERLSKYRNMSYAEAQARISAQATDQQRSAIARWVITNSGSRDDTQAQVQKVWDELRAEV, from the coding sequence ATGGGCGTTACACAGTACCGTCGCTACGCGCTGACAGGCGGCATTGGAAGCGGTAAAAGCACAGTCGCGCGGATGTTCAGGGATCTAGGCGCCGTTATTATTGATGCAGATGCGATCTCGCGTGAACTCATGGAGCCTGGGCAGGAAGTCCTTGCTCGCACAGTCAACCTCTTCGGAGAGTCCGTCCTCAATGCAGACGGAACCCTTAATCGTGCTCGTTTAGCGGAACGTATCTTTGCCCATGACGCAGAGCGAAAGAAACTCAATGCTATTGTGCATCCCAAAGTTCGTGCTCGCGCCTCTGAGATTGTTGACGATGCGGTAAACTCCCCCAGCTTTTCGGGCATTATCATTGATGATATTCCGCTCCTGGTTGAGACTCAACGCGCTGCAGAATTTGATGCTGTCATTGCGGTACAGACAGATCTCCCCATTCGTCTAGAGCGACTTAGCAAATATCGGAATATGTCTTATGCAGAAGCCCAAGCACGCATTTCTGCTCAAGCCACCGATCAACAGCGCTCCGCCATTGCTCGGTGGGTTATTACCAATAGTGGATCTCGTGATGATACTCAAGCACAGGTTCAAAAGGTTTGGGACGAACTACGTGCTGAGGTCTAA
- a CDS encoding IMPACT family protein — protein sequence MFQESRAQRYTVLHGIEPYESLLEIKRSEFIGHVKRVYTTDEARTYIDSLRKSYHDARHVCSAFVLGADREIQRSSDDGEPAGTAGIPMLQALLARQTRIDEGGTDLSDLVAVVVRYFGGIKLGAGGLVRAYTDAVVQTLDNAHFDSRERMRVGTVLVSLAEVGRVENEIRASGIEVLGTDYLVDGAQISLGVFDREQKKREAQERVIAITSGRKNIVWGDTRWVDIPCF from the coding sequence ATGTTCCAAGAATCCCGTGCACAACGATACACAGTATTGCATGGAATAGAGCCCTATGAGAGTCTTCTTGAGATTAAGCGTAGCGAATTTATTGGTCATGTTAAACGCGTATACACAACAGATGAGGCACGCACTTACATAGATTCGCTTCGGAAGAGCTATCACGATGCCCGCCATGTGTGTTCGGCCTTTGTTCTTGGAGCGGACCGTGAAATTCAACGTTCATCGGACGATGGCGAACCTGCTGGTACTGCAGGAATTCCAATGCTTCAAGCTCTTTTAGCACGCCAGACACGCATTGATGAGGGCGGTACTGACCTTTCTGATCTTGTGGCCGTTGTTGTTCGTTATTTTGGGGGTATCAAACTGGGCGCTGGCGGATTGGTGCGCGCCTATACCGATGCGGTGGTGCAGACTCTCGATAACGCCCATTTTGATTCTCGGGAACGGATGCGGGTAGGCACCGTTTTAGTTTCTCTGGCTGAGGTTGGGCGAGTGGAGAATGAGATTCGGGCATCAGGAATTGAAGTATTAGGTACGGATTATCTTGTAGACGGCGCCCAGATCTCTCTAGGTGTTTTCGACCGGGAGCAGAAGAAGCGCGAGGCACAGGAACGTGTTATAGCAATAACTTCTGGTCGGAAAAATATCGTATGGGGCGATACCCGGTGGGTAGATATTCCCTGTTTTTAG
- the uvrB gene encoding excinuclease ABC subunit UvrB: MSLAPEIKRVVAPFEVVSPYQPAGDQPKAIVELTERVENGEKDIVLMGATGTGKSATAAWLVESVQRPTLVMVQNKTLAAQLANELRELLPNNAVEYFVSYYDYYQPEAYVPQTDTFIEKDSSINEEVERLRHSATNSLLTRRDVVVVSTVSCIYGLGTPEEYVEQMVTLERGDEIDRDDLLRQFVNMQYARNDMDFHRGTFRVRGDTVEIIPMYEEHAIRIEFFGDEIEAIYTLHPLTGEVIREEDEMYVFPASHYVAGPERMARAIASIEDELQERLQTLESQGKLLEAQRLRMRTTYDLEMMEQMGFTSGIENYSRHIDGRSAGSAPHCLLDYFPDDFLLIIDESHVTVPQIGAMYEGDMSRKRTLVEHGFRLPSAMDNRPLKWDEFLERIGQTIYLSATPGKYELSQADGYVEQIIRPTGLVDPEIIVKPTKGQIDDLLEQIQERTERDERVLVTTLTKRMAEDLTEYLVQHGVRVQYLHSDVDTLKRVELLRELRMGTFDVLVGINLLREGLDLPEVSLVAILDADKEGFLRSTTSLIQTIGRAARNVSGQVHMYADTVTDSMRTAIDETNRRREIQQAYNREHGIDPQPLRKKIADITDVLAREEEDTHELLQLRKSGKKGSRTVEAGAKTGSSTSSKIAASTPESDALLAKAQDRVRADGLAAEPAEDLLELIEQLSEQMRLAAENLQFELAARLRDELTDLKKEFRQMREAGHA; encoded by the coding sequence ATGAGTCTTGCTCCGGAGATTAAACGAGTCGTAGCCCCTTTTGAAGTTGTCAGTCCATATCAGCCAGCTGGTGATCAGCCTAAGGCTATTGTTGAGCTTACTGAGCGCGTGGAGAACGGTGAAAAAGACATCGTTCTGATGGGTGCCACCGGCACCGGTAAATCTGCTACGGCGGCATGGCTGGTCGAATCTGTGCAGCGTCCTACGCTTGTTATGGTGCAGAATAAGACTCTTGCTGCCCAGTTAGCCAATGAACTGCGTGAGCTCTTGCCCAATAACGCAGTCGAGTATTTCGTCTCATACTATGACTACTATCAGCCTGAGGCATATGTTCCGCAGACGGATACTTTTATTGAGAAAGACTCCTCGATCAATGAAGAAGTAGAACGCCTGCGGCACTCTGCTACGAATTCCCTTTTGACTCGCCGCGATGTTGTTGTGGTCTCGACTGTATCGTGTATTTACGGTTTGGGTACGCCCGAAGAATATGTGGAGCAGATGGTCACTCTTGAGCGCGGGGATGAGATAGATCGTGATGACCTGCTGCGCCAATTCGTGAATATGCAGTACGCCCGTAACGACATGGATTTTCACCGTGGAACCTTTCGGGTGAGGGGCGATACTGTCGAAATCATCCCTATGTACGAAGAGCATGCTATTCGTATTGAATTCTTCGGCGATGAGATTGAGGCTATTTATACTCTGCACCCGCTCACGGGTGAGGTTATTCGAGAGGAAGACGAGATGTATGTCTTCCCAGCGAGCCACTATGTTGCCGGTCCTGAGCGCATGGCTCGCGCTATTGCCTCTATCGAAGACGAACTCCAGGAACGTTTACAAACGCTAGAATCTCAGGGGAAGCTGCTGGAGGCACAGCGACTACGTATGCGTACCACCTATGACCTTGAGATGATGGAACAGATGGGGTTCACCAGCGGTATTGAGAACTATTCACGCCATATCGACGGTCGTTCAGCAGGTTCGGCTCCGCATTGTCTGTTAGACTATTTCCCCGATGATTTCCTGCTTATTATCGACGAGTCACACGTGACGGTACCTCAAATCGGTGCCATGTACGAGGGCGATATGTCTCGTAAACGTACGCTCGTGGAACATGGGTTCCGTCTGCCTTCTGCCATGGACAACCGCCCTCTAAAATGGGATGAATTCTTAGAGCGCATAGGGCAAACTATTTATCTTTCGGCTACTCCCGGCAAGTATGAGCTTTCGCAGGCTGATGGTTATGTTGAGCAGATTATTCGTCCAACAGGACTGGTGGACCCAGAGATTATTGTAAAGCCTACGAAGGGGCAGATTGACGACCTTCTTGAACAAATTCAAGAGCGTACTGAACGCGACGAGCGTGTTTTGGTGACGACTCTAACCAAACGTATGGCAGAAGACTTGACCGAGTATTTGGTGCAGCATGGAGTACGTGTGCAATATTTGCACTCCGATGTAGATACTCTCAAACGCGTAGAGCTGTTACGTGAGCTTCGCATGGGCACTTTTGATGTTCTGGTAGGTATTAATCTGCTTCGTGAGGGACTGGACCTTCCTGAGGTTTCACTGGTGGCTATTTTGGACGCTGATAAAGAAGGATTCTTACGTTCGACGACCTCGCTCATCCAGACGATTGGTCGTGCAGCGCGTAACGTCTCGGGGCAGGTACATATGTATGCAGATACTGTTACCGATTCAATGCGTACTGCTATTGACGAGACGAACCGTCGTCGAGAGATTCAGCAGGCGTATAACCGGGAGCACGGCATAGATCCGCAGCCTCTGAGGAAGAAAATTGCGGATATTACAGATGTTCTCGCTCGCGAAGAGGAAGACACACATGAGCTTTTGCAATTACGCAAGAGCGGTAAGAAAGGTTCTCGAACAGTTGAAGCCGGAGCGAAGACAGGGTCAAGTACTTCTTCGAAGATCGCAGCAAGTACCCCAGAGTCGGATGCTCTTCTTGCCAAAGCTCAAGACCGTGTTCGCGCCGATGGTCTCGCAGCTGAGCCTGCTGAGGATCTGTTGGAACTTATCGAACAATTGAGTGAGCAGATGCGTCTGGCTGCAGAAAACCTGCAGTTTGAGTTAGCGGCACGTTTACGTGATGAACTTACCGATCTCAAAAAAGAATTTCGGCAGATGCGAGAAGCTGGGCATGCGTAA
- a CDS encoding transcriptional initiation protein Tat, translated as MPRNKSIPINRRAVAKGVAWATPIVVASTAVPAVAASRCDPKSAPGFRQAGSWAIKNPDRGKLKSAGSNRPSTFHGKEYWISNTTALGEEPATIRITAGFESGSDDSSILNTECGMYRVRIYMTAMETRAASGEYRGNPKVTITLRDPRGKLINGKTLRYTTDPAGQPGGFIPVPLGEDIQAQEWTLKAIPGVYRFEAVFDVPAEGLESRRVQNRGLGFTVPIFEPM; from the coding sequence TTGCCCAGAAATAAGTCAATACCTATTAATCGACGTGCTGTGGCTAAGGGCGTCGCATGGGCTACCCCGATAGTGGTCGCTTCTACAGCGGTTCCAGCAGTTGCTGCATCCCGATGTGACCCTAAGAGCGCCCCTGGATTTCGCCAGGCGGGTTCGTGGGCCATTAAGAATCCAGACAGAGGAAAACTCAAGTCCGCTGGATCTAATCGTCCGAGCACGTTTCATGGAAAAGAATATTGGATTTCAAATACAACTGCTTTAGGTGAAGAACCCGCTACTATTAGGATTACTGCGGGGTTTGAATCAGGATCTGATGACAGCAGTATTTTAAATACTGAATGTGGTATGTATCGTGTACGTATCTATATGACGGCTATGGAAACACGAGCAGCTTCCGGAGAATACCGTGGTAATCCTAAAGTAACTATTACCCTGAGAGATCCTCGGGGAAAACTTATTAACGGAAAAACTCTTCGATATACCACTGACCCCGCTGGACAACCTGGGGGGTTTATTCCAGTTCCCTTAGGTGAAGATATACAGGCACAAGAATGGACTCTCAAAGCAATTCCTGGAGTCTATAGGTTTGAGGCTGTCTTTGACGTTCCTGCCGAGGGCCTGGAGTCTCGTCGAGTCCAGAATCGTGGTCTTGGCTTTACTGTGCCAATTTTTGAGCCAATGTAA
- a CDS encoding winged helix-turn-helix transcriptional regulator, with protein sequence MAATLTSHNGAPANILASACPSRTVLRHLTDRWTPMIVAVLADQPSARFGEIKDHIEGLSPKVLTQTLRSMERDGLLTRAVTASMPPRVDYSLTPLGNTLIAPMNALRQWAETNMDAVLAARERYDRNVVAS encoded by the coding sequence ATGGCTGCAACTCTGACATCACATAATGGAGCCCCCGCCAATATTCTGGCTAGCGCGTGTCCTTCACGTACTGTATTGCGACATCTTACGGACCGCTGGACTCCTATGATTGTTGCTGTTCTTGCCGATCAGCCAAGTGCTCGTTTTGGGGAGATTAAGGATCATATCGAAGGGTTATCCCCCAAAGTTCTTACCCAGACTTTGCGCTCCATGGAGCGCGATGGCCTGCTCACCCGCGCGGTCACGGCTTCCATGCCACCACGTGTAGATTATTCATTAACTCCGCTTGGTAATACACTTATTGCCCCGATGAATGCTTTACGCCAGTGGGCAGAAACTAATATGGATGCAGTTCTCGCCGCCCGCGAACGTTACGATCGGAACGTTGTTGCCTCATAG
- a CDS encoding NAD(P)-dependent oxidoreductase → MNIAVIGATGMVGERTVAEAVARGHQVDAYSRSGNAVPGAESKTVDLANTDELVSIVNGHDVTIIAVSAGRGTSADPVINAHKALIAAKPAGRLLIVGGAGSLMDENGVRLVDTAGFPEAYKNEAKAFCQILEEYRASDGLAWTLLSPAPLIRPGERTGKYNVSLDTPAGTEISAEDFAVALLDEAETPKHPGVRFTVAH, encoded by the coding sequence ATGAACATCGCGGTTATTGGGGCAACCGGCATGGTCGGGGAGCGCACTGTGGCAGAGGCAGTTGCGCGCGGGCATCAGGTCGATGCATACAGCCGTTCTGGCAATGCTGTACCCGGTGCAGAAAGCAAAACTGTTGATCTAGCTAACACCGACGAACTTGTCTCAATCGTTAACGGTCACGACGTTACCATTATTGCTGTTTCTGCCGGTCGCGGTACTTCTGCAGATCCGGTTATCAACGCCCATAAAGCGCTAATTGCAGCCAAGCCTGCTGGCCGTCTACTGATTGTAGGTGGTGCCGGTTCCCTCATGGACGAAAATGGTGTGCGTCTCGTTGATACCGCTGGGTTCCCCGAGGCGTACAAAAATGAAGCCAAAGCTTTCTGTCAGATCCTTGAAGAATACCGAGCATCCGACGGGCTAGCTTGGACGTTGCTTTCCCCCGCACCTCTTATCCGTCCCGGTGAGCGCACCGGAAAATACAATGTATCGCTTGATACTCCTGCTGGTACTGAGATTAGTGCTGAGGATTTTGCTGTTGCTCTGCTTGACGAAGCGGAAACCCCGAAACATCCTGGTGTTCGTTTTACCGTTGCTCACTAA
- a CDS encoding alpha/beta fold hydrolase → MKEGSLLTISALPQVEYRQGAIVKHDGYEIIDHWFQVPLTHGLIFSKGRDAALSSRFADQSIKIFAREVINTSETLTLPVEKRPYIVYLQGGPGFGSPKTGSIGGWIAELAKTHRVILLDQRGTGMSSPLSARNITAVGDPQIQAEYVELFRADSIIADAEAIREVLLASRKDKRWSTIGQSFGGFLTLSYLSFAPQSLRDSRITAGLAPIRTTVDNVYQHTFDRMAERNKEYYEWFPEDAALATRIAEHLRTHEEYLPTGERLTDHRFQMAGHYLGGRWRERGLHYFLETAFAEGDDRLSDQFLSSMSSEVSFLANPLYALMHETIYADGPADGTLPGIAGYELSPSPAPTNWAAARVAAQRPEFSPEADTLFFTGEHIFPWYYEEDPALRPLADVAQILAEKKDWGRLYDHEQLHRNEVPVVAAAYNPDIYVDFENSMETARWVGNTQVWTSKTHHHDGFGSDPLTILGHLKNMLAEVHNQ, encoded by the coding sequence ATGAAAGAAGGTTCACTGTTGACCATTTCTGCACTTCCTCAAGTTGAATACCGCCAAGGCGCTATCGTCAAGCATGATGGATACGAAATTATCGACCATTGGTTTCAGGTTCCGCTCACTCACGGCCTGATTTTTTCCAAAGGGCGTGATGCCGCGCTATCTTCACGTTTTGCAGATCAAAGCATCAAAATTTTTGCTCGTGAAGTCATCAATACAAGCGAGACTCTGACTCTTCCCGTCGAGAAGCGTCCCTATATCGTCTATCTACAGGGCGGTCCTGGGTTTGGTTCCCCTAAGACCGGTTCCATCGGTGGGTGGATAGCCGAGCTGGCTAAAACTCACCGCGTTATCCTGCTGGATCAGCGTGGTACCGGTATGTCTTCTCCCCTATCCGCACGCAACATTACAGCGGTAGGTGACCCCCAGATTCAGGCCGAATATGTTGAGCTTTTCCGAGCAGACTCTATCATCGCAGATGCGGAAGCTATACGCGAGGTCTTACTCGCCAGCCGTAAGGACAAGCGGTGGTCAACCATCGGTCAGTCCTTCGGCGGATTCTTGACTCTGTCTTACCTGTCCTTCGCCCCACAATCACTGCGTGATTCGAGGATTACTGCGGGTTTGGCACCAATTCGCACCACAGTAGACAACGTGTACCAGCATACCTTCGATCGTATGGCTGAGCGCAACAAGGAATACTATGAGTGGTTCCCCGAGGATGCAGCTCTCGCTACTCGCATCGCAGAACATCTGCGCACCCACGAAGAGTACCTTCCCACGGGTGAGCGCCTGACCGACCACCGTTTTCAGATGGCTGGTCACTATTTAGGTGGGCGCTGGCGCGAGCGCGGTCTGCACTACTTCTTAGAAACTGCTTTCGCTGAAGGAGACGATCGCCTCTCAGATCAGTTCCTCTCATCTATGAGCAGCGAAGTTTCTTTCCTGGCAAATCCTCTCTATGCCCTTATGCATGAGACTATCTATGCAGATGGTCCCGCTGACGGTACCTTGCCGGGCATTGCGGGTTATGAGCTCTCACCTTCGCCCGCCCCCACTAATTGGGCAGCGGCACGGGTAGCTGCACAGCGCCCCGAGTTTTCTCCTGAAGCCGATACTCTATTCTTCACGGGCGAGCATATTTTCCCGTGGTACTACGAAGAAGATCCTGCGCTGCGCCCTCTGGCAGATGTTGCGCAGATTCTTGCGGAGAAGAAAGACTGGGGCCGACTCTACGATCATGAACAGTTGCATCGGAATGAGGTTCCGGTAGTTGCTGCAGCTTACAACCCAGATATTTATGTGGATTTTGAGAACTCAATGGAGACAGCCCGCTGGGTGGGTAATACTCAGGTGTGGACCTCAAAAACTCATCATCATGATGGTTTTGGTTCCGATCCACTCACTATTTTGGGCCATTTGAAGAATATGCTAGCCGAGGTCCATAATCAGTAA
- a CDS encoding DEAD/DEAH box helicase: MSILEYLSPKLAENPGDYNRRDYTGNPLTPDEIYEAFTGWISSRGMTLYPAQDEAVLEIAAGHNVVLATPTGSGKSTVAVAAHFTGLATGQRSYYTAPIKALVSEKFFDLIEIFGAENVGMITGDSAINADAPIICCTAEILANITLREGKTADVCQVIMDEFHFYSDPQRGWAWQLPLLELPQAQFLLMSATLGDTTRFQEEMTTLTGRESVLVASSERPIPLHFYYSTDPIQETVQELVQTKQAPVYIVHFSQKAALEQANALLPVAIASKEEKERIAQLIAKFRFGPGFGKALNKLVRAGIGIHHAGMLPKYRRLVERLAQAGLLKVICGTDTLGVGINVPIRTVLITALSKFDGSKNRRLRAREFHQIAGRAGRAGFDTAGTVVVQAPEHDIENARLLAKAQAKFGDDTKKINQSLSSKRKKAPEGFVGWSEKTFDQLVAAEPEPLTSSFDITHSMLLNLMQRPQNPVVAAYRILQVNHEPPQRRRELLRKAVSIYKELLTGGVIERTDTPDEHGSYLRLTEDLQDNFALNQPLSAFAVAAIELLDPDSPNYALDVLSLIEATLEPPHLVLYAQERKAKNELSAQLKADGVEYNERMYELDQVTYPQPLTELIEQAYTTYQQSAPWVARFEPHPKSVVRDMYERAMGFNDFVQYYALERGEGVLLRYLSDAYKALRQTVPESAVNDDLAEVIEWLGELVRQTDSSLVDEWEKLAAGEDAASLAADRAAAEIEDDTPPAVTKNVRAFRVMVRNALFRRVELFADERENILGELDEVSGWDADAWADAMDDYFDAYDDIYTDAEARSPKLVQIDDDVREHPGVWKVQQTFADPEDNFDWGIRAEVNLAASDDAGYPVLKILSVGEF, translated from the coding sequence ATGAGCATTCTTGAATACCTTTCCCCCAAACTCGCGGAGAATCCCGGAGATTACAACCGGCGCGACTACACCGGCAATCCACTCACCCCGGATGAAATCTATGAGGCGTTCACCGGGTGGATCTCCAGCCGAGGCATGACGCTTTACCCGGCTCAAGATGAAGCTGTCTTGGAAATTGCGGCGGGGCATAATGTGGTGCTGGCTACCCCCACCGGTTCTGGTAAATCTACAGTGGCGGTGGCGGCGCATTTTACCGGTTTGGCAACTGGGCAGCGTTCCTACTACACCGCACCCATTAAAGCGCTTGTTTCCGAGAAGTTCTTTGATCTTATCGAGATTTTTGGTGCCGAAAATGTCGGTATGATTACCGGGGATTCGGCTATTAACGCGGATGCCCCCATTATCTGTTGTACCGCCGAAATCCTGGCGAATATTACTCTGCGCGAGGGTAAGACTGCGGATGTCTGCCAGGTTATTATGGATGAGTTCCATTTCTACTCCGATCCGCAACGCGGCTGGGCATGGCAGCTGCCGCTTTTAGAGCTTCCGCAGGCGCAATTCTTGCTCATGAGCGCGACCCTAGGCGACACCACGCGCTTCCAGGAAGAGATGACGACGCTCACCGGCCGCGAAAGCGTGCTGGTTGCCAGTAGTGAACGTCCAATTCCGCTTCATTTCTACTACTCAACCGACCCCATTCAGGAAACGGTTCAGGAGCTTGTGCAGACTAAGCAAGCCCCTGTCTATATTGTTCATTTCTCACAGAAGGCCGCCCTGGAACAGGCAAACGCGCTGCTGCCAGTAGCTATTGCTTCGAAGGAAGAGAAAGAGCGGATCGCGCAGCTTATTGCGAAGTTCAGGTTCGGTCCGGGTTTCGGCAAGGCGCTGAATAAACTGGTGCGGGCTGGTATCGGTATTCACCATGCGGGAATGCTCCCTAAATATCGTCGCCTTGTGGAGAGGCTTGCGCAGGCTGGGTTGTTAAAGGTGATTTGCGGTACCGATACCTTGGGCGTAGGCATTAACGTGCCTATTCGCACCGTACTTATCACGGCCCTGTCGAAGTTTGATGGGTCGAAGAATCGCCGTCTGCGCGCACGTGAATTTCACCAAATCGCGGGACGTGCCGGTCGAGCTGGTTTTGATACCGCTGGTACCGTAGTGGTGCAGGCGCCCGAACACGATATAGAAAATGCGCGCCTATTGGCCAAAGCACAGGCGAAGTTCGGTGACGATACAAAGAAGATTAATCAGTCACTGTCGTCTAAACGCAAGAAAGCGCCGGAAGGTTTTGTGGGTTGGTCAGAGAAGACCTTCGATCAACTGGTCGCGGCAGAGCCTGAGCCGCTGACCTCTTCGTTCGATATTACCCACTCAATGCTTTTGAACCTGATGCAACGCCCGCAGAACCCGGTGGTCGCAGCCTATCGCATTCTTCAGGTGAATCATGAGCCGCCGCAACGTCGCCGGGAACTTTTGCGTAAAGCAGTCAGTATCTATAAGGAACTACTGACCGGCGGGGTTATTGAGCGCACAGATACCCCGGATGAGCACGGCTCATACCTGCGGCTTACCGAGGATTTACAGGATAACTTTGCTTTAAATCAGCCGCTTTCGGCGTTCGCGGTGGCAGCCATTGAACTCTTGGATCCTGATTCTCCCAACTATGCTTTAGATGTTCTTTCGCTGATTGAGGCAACTTTGGAGCCGCCTCACCTGGTGCTATATGCACAGGAGCGTAAGGCTAAGAACGAGCTTTCAGCGCAGCTGAAGGCAGACGGTGTGGAGTATAACGAGCGTATGTATGAGCTCGATCAGGTAACCTACCCTCAGCCTCTCACTGAGTTAATCGAGCAGGCATACACTACGTATCAGCAGTCGGCACCCTGGGTGGCACGCTTTGAGCCGCATCCAAAATCTGTGGTGCGTGATATGTACGAGCGCGCTATGGGCTTCAATGACTTTGTGCAGTACTATGCGTTAGAACGTGGTGAGGGCGTACTGTTGCGTTACCTTTCGGATGCGTATAAGGCGCTGCGGCAAACGGTACCCGAGTCGGCCGTCAACGATGATCTTGCGGAGGTTATCGAGTGGCTGGGTGAACTAGTGCGCCAAACTGACTCATCGCTGGTGGACGAGTGGGAGAAACTTGCTGCTGGCGAGGATGCTGCATCTTTGGCAGCTGATCGTGCCGCCGCCGAGATTGAGGATGATACTCCCCCAGCCGTCACGAAGAATGTACGCGCGTTCCGGGTGATGGTACGCAATGCTCTCTTCCGCCGTGTGGAGCTTTTCGCCGATGAGCGAGAGAACATACTTGGGGAACTAGATGAGGTTTCAGGATGGGATGCTGACGCTTGGGCAGATGCGATGGATGACTATTTTGATGCCTACGACGATATCTATACGGATGCTGAGGCTCGCTCCCCTAAGCTCGTTCAGATTGACGATGATGTGCGGGAACATCCTGGCGTATGGAAAGTACAGCAGACCTTTGCTGATCCTGAGGACAACTTCGACTGGGGTATTCGGGCGGAGGTAAATCTTGCTGCCTCCGATGATGCTGGTTACCCAGTTCTGAAGATCCTAAGTGTGGGTGAATTCTAA